A genomic segment from Bos taurus isolate L1 Dominette 01449 registration number 42190680 breed Hereford chromosome 1, ARS-UCD2.0, whole genome shotgun sequence encodes:
- the TMPRSS3 gene encoding transmembrane protease serine 3, protein MGENDPPAAEAPFSFRSLFGLDDLKISPVVPDADEVAAQILSLLPLKFFPIIVIGIIALILALAIGLGIHFDCSGKYKCRSSFKCIELTARCDGVSDCRDGEDEYRCVRVSGQNAVLQVFTAATWRTVCAEDWKSHHATVACAQLGFPSYVSSDTLRVDSLEEQFREDFVSINHLLPDDKVTALHHSVYTREGCTSGHVVTLKCSACGLRTGSSPRIVGGNTSSLAQWPWQASLQFQGYHLCGGSVITPLWVVTAAHCVYDLYLPKSWTIQVGLVSLLDSPAPSHLVEKIIYHSKYKPKRLGNDIALMKLAGPVTFNEMTQPVCLPNSEENFPDGKLCWTSGWGATEDGGDASPVLNHAAVPLISNKVCNHRDVYGGIISPSMLCAGYLKGGVDSCQGDSGGPLVCQERRVWKLVGATSFGIGCAEVNKPGVYTRITSFLDWIHEQMERDLKT, encoded by the exons ATGGGGGAGAACGACCCGCCTGCTGCTGaagcccccttctccttcagaTCACTTTTCGGCCTTGACGATTTGAAAATAAGTCCTGTTGTACCAG ATGCCGATGAGGTGGCTGCCCAGATCCTGTCTCTGCTGCCATTGAAGTTCTTTCCCATCATCGTCATTGGGATAATTGCATTGATATTAGCGCTGGCCATCGGTTTGGGCA TCCACTTTGACTGCTCCGGGAAGTACAAGTGCCGGTCGTCTTTTAAGTGTATTGAGCTGACGGCTCGATGCGACGGGGTGTCAGACTGCAGAGACGGGGAGGATGAGTACCGATGTG TCCGTGTGAGTGGCCAGAACGCTGTGCTCCAGGTGTTCACGGCTGCCACCTGGAGGACCGTGTGCGCGGAGGACTGGAAGAGTCACCATGCGACTGTCGCCTGTGCCCAGCTTGGGTTTCCAAG CTACGTGAGTTCAGACACCCTCAGAGTGGATTCTCTCGAAGAGCAGTTTCGAGAGGACTTCGTGTCCATCAATCACCTCTTGCCAGACGACAAAGTGACTGCTTTACACCACTCGGTGTACACGAG GGAGGGATGTACCTCGGGCCACGTGGTTACCTTGAAGTGCTCAG cCTGCGGTCTGAGGACGGGCTCCAGCCCCCGCATCGTGGGTGGAAACACATCCTCGCTGGCTCAGTGGCCCTGGCAGGCCAGCCTGCAGTTCCAGGGCTACCACTTGTGCGGAGGGTCCGTCATCACCCCACTGTGGGTTGTCACAGCTGCCCACTGTGTTTATGA TCTCTACCTCCCCAAGTCCTGGACCATCCAGGTGGGCCTTGTTTCCCTGCTAGACAGTCCAGCCCCCTCCCATCTGGTGGAAAAAATCATCTACCACAGCAAGTACAAGCCGAAGAGATTGGGCAATGACATCGCCCTCATGAAGCTGGCCGGGCCTGTCACTTTCAATG AGATGACCCAACCAGTCTGTTTGCCCAACTCCGAAGAGAACTTTCCTGATGGAAAATTGTGCTGGACATCAGGCtggggggccacagaggatggaG GTGATGCCTCCCCGGTCCTCAACCATGCGGCCGTGCCTCTCATCTCCAACAAGGTCTGCAACCACAGGGATGTGTACGGTGGCATCATCTCCCCATCCATGCTCTGCGCTGGCTACCTGAAGGGTGGTGTGGACAGCTGCCAG GGAGACAGCGGGGGTCCCCTGGTATGTCAGGAGCGGAGGGTGTGGAAGCTGGTGGGAGCCACCAGCTTTGGCATCGGCTGTGCCGAGGTGAACAAGCCTGGAGTCTACACACGCATCACTTCCTTCCTGGACTGGATTCACGAGCAGATGGAG